One window from the genome of Grus americana isolate bGruAme1 chromosome 2, bGruAme1.mat, whole genome shotgun sequence encodes:
- the SYBU gene encoding syntabulin isoform X8, producing the protein MEGMMVAAAASPPRGKDSKNGVCGSEADFSSSSSTGSISAPEVHMSAAGSKRSSFSRNRGPYGRNNGSLSYKSGASPPASHEKDLLSTLCKNQLSPANIHQSYRASSASSSNSGSYKGSDSSPVMRRSGRYISCGDNHSIKPQNPEQYLTPLQQKEVTVRHLKTKLKESESKLKERETEIEELKAQLGRMREDWIEEECNRVEAELALKEARSEIKQLKQVIETMKNSLAEKDKKIQKYFIDINIQNKKLESLLQSMEMAQNSSMRDEQCVEYTCDSEGKPLALCATMPDSLSTEDQALEEVADSGLLLNEDTANRTDSSEENLTTTTSELSDPAPYSSAVNKEMLDEKLTSSQEEEKSSNMMVEQAVQTDVVPYSLDVEQLIQNIFRAQDACPLSPPSSLKELGEFSLGSFSDSGVIVDLTPSDPNSAILLSPVESPCRKVEHGVNENRFMKELDFTEPHDDEAFGYVNTFSQTGIKRRYWSSSLLKDVLAVAAPVVPTIMWAFSTQRGGTDPIYNIGALLRGCCLVALHSLRRTPFNIKT; encoded by the exons ATGGAGGGGATGATGGTAGCTGCAGCTGCATCTCCCCCTCgtggaaaagacagcaaaaatgggGTTTGTG ggaGTGAAGCTGATTTTAGCTCTTCAAGCAGCACAGGCAGTATTTCAGCTCCTGAAGTCCATATGTCCGCTGCTGGAAGCAAAAGATCTTCTTTTTCTCGCAA TCGTGGCCCTTATGGTCGGAATAATGGATCCTTATCCTACAAGTCTGGAGCCAGCCCACCTGCTTCCCATGAAAAGGACCTTTTGTCAACACTGTGCAAAAACCAGCTGAGTCCTGCTAACATCCATCAGAGTTACAGGGCTtcttcagccagcagcagcaactcAGGCTCATACAAAGGGAGCGACAGCAGCCCAGTGATGAG gcgCTCAGGGAGATACATTTCTTGTGGTGACAATCACAGCATTAAGCCACAAAATCCAGAGCAGTATTTGACTCCTTTGCAGCAGAAAGAAGTTACAGTACggcatttgaaaacaaagctgaaggaaTCTGAGAGCAAACTTAAAGAAAG GGAAACAGAAATAGAAGAGCTCAAAGCTCAGCTGGGACGGATGAGGGAAGACTGGATTGAAGAAGAGTGTAATCGTGTGGAGGCAGAACTGGCCTTAAAGGAAGCAAGAAGTGAAATTAAACAACTCAAGCAGGTTATTGAAACCATGAAAAACAGCTTGgctgagaaagacaaaaaaattcagaaatacttcatagacataaacattcaaaacaaGAAACTGGAATCTTTGCTGCAGAGCATGGAGATGGCTCAGAACAGCTCTATGAGAGATGAGCAGTGCGTGGAGTACACGTGTGACTCGGAGGGGAAGCCGTTAGCGTTGTGTGCCACGATGCCAGACAGCCTCAGCACAGAGGACCAGGCTCTGGAGGAGGTGGCAGATAGTGGGCTCCTTCTTAATGAGGACACAGCTAATAGGACTGATTCATCTGAAGAGAATTTGACCACCACAACCTCCGAGTTGAGTGATCCAGCTCCCTACAGTTCTGCTGTGAATAAAGAGATGCTTGATGAAAAACTAACTTcttcccaggaggaggagaaaagcagcaacatgATGGTGGAACAGGCCGTCCAGACTGATGTGGTGCCATATAGCCTAGATGTGGAGCAGCTCATTCAAAACATCTTCAGAGCTCAAGATGCCTGTCCTCTAAGCCCACCTTCTTCACTGAAGGAATTGGGTGAATTTTCTCTTGGAAGCTTCAGTGATTCTGGTGTCATAGTGGACTTAACTCCAAGTGATCCCAACTCTGCCATCCTTTTGTCTCCTGTGGAGTCTCCATGCAGGAAGGTGGAGCACGGAGTTAATGAAAACCGTTTCATGAAAGAACTTGATTTTACAGAACCTCATGATGATGAAGCCTTTGGGTATGTCAATACTTTCTCTCAGACAGGAATAAAAAGGAGATACTGGAGCAGCAGTCTCCTCAAAGATGTTCTGGCTGTAGCAGCCCCTGTTGTACCAACTATCATGTGGGCTTTCAGTACTCAGAGAGGAGGAACAGATCCCATTTATAATATTGGAGCATTGCTCCGTGGTTGCTGCCTGGTGGCCCTGCACTCTTTACGCCGTACACCCTTCAATATCAAAACCTAA
- the SYBU gene encoding syntabulin isoform X10 has protein sequence MPATSSLALRLVRESATALTANRRSEADFSSSSSTGSISAPEVHMSAAGSKRSSFSRNRGPYGRNNGSLSYKSGASPPASHEKDLLSTLCKNQLSPANIHQSYRASSASSSNSGSYKGSDSSPVMRRSGRYISCGDNHSIKPQNPEQYLTPLQQKEVTVRHLKTKLKESESKLKERETEIEELKAQLGRMREDWIEEECNRVEAELALKEARSEIKQLKQVIETMKNSLAEKDKKIQKYFIDINIQNKKLESLLQSMEMAQNSSMRDEQCVEYTCDSEGKPLALCATMPDSLSTEDQALEEVADSGLLLNEDTANRTDSSEENLTTTTSELSDPAPYSSAVNKEMLDEKLTSSQEEEKSSNMMVEQAVQTDVVPYSLDVEQLIQNIFRAQDACPLSPPSSLKELGEFSLGSFSDSGVIVDLTPSDPNSAILLSPVESPCRKVEHGVNENRFMKELDFTEPHDDEAFGYVNTFSQTGIKRRYWSSSLLKDVLAVAAPVVPTIMWAFSTQRGGTDPIYNIGALLRGCCLVALHSLRRTPFNIKT, from the exons ggaGTGAAGCTGATTTTAGCTCTTCAAGCAGCACAGGCAGTATTTCAGCTCCTGAAGTCCATATGTCCGCTGCTGGAAGCAAAAGATCTTCTTTTTCTCGCAA TCGTGGCCCTTATGGTCGGAATAATGGATCCTTATCCTACAAGTCTGGAGCCAGCCCACCTGCTTCCCATGAAAAGGACCTTTTGTCAACACTGTGCAAAAACCAGCTGAGTCCTGCTAACATCCATCAGAGTTACAGGGCTtcttcagccagcagcagcaactcAGGCTCATACAAAGGGAGCGACAGCAGCCCAGTGATGAG gcgCTCAGGGAGATACATTTCTTGTGGTGACAATCACAGCATTAAGCCACAAAATCCAGAGCAGTATTTGACTCCTTTGCAGCAGAAAGAAGTTACAGTACggcatttgaaaacaaagctgaaggaaTCTGAGAGCAAACTTAAAGAAAG GGAAACAGAAATAGAAGAGCTCAAAGCTCAGCTGGGACGGATGAGGGAAGACTGGATTGAAGAAGAGTGTAATCGTGTGGAGGCAGAACTGGCCTTAAAGGAAGCAAGAAGTGAAATTAAACAACTCAAGCAGGTTATTGAAACCATGAAAAACAGCTTGgctgagaaagacaaaaaaattcagaaatacttcatagacataaacattcaaaacaaGAAACTGGAATCTTTGCTGCAGAGCATGGAGATGGCTCAGAACAGCTCTATGAGAGATGAGCAGTGCGTGGAGTACACGTGTGACTCGGAGGGGAAGCCGTTAGCGTTGTGTGCCACGATGCCAGACAGCCTCAGCACAGAGGACCAGGCTCTGGAGGAGGTGGCAGATAGTGGGCTCCTTCTTAATGAGGACACAGCTAATAGGACTGATTCATCTGAAGAGAATTTGACCACCACAACCTCCGAGTTGAGTGATCCAGCTCCCTACAGTTCTGCTGTGAATAAAGAGATGCTTGATGAAAAACTAACTTcttcccaggaggaggagaaaagcagcaacatgATGGTGGAACAGGCCGTCCAGACTGATGTGGTGCCATATAGCCTAGATGTGGAGCAGCTCATTCAAAACATCTTCAGAGCTCAAGATGCCTGTCCTCTAAGCCCACCTTCTTCACTGAAGGAATTGGGTGAATTTTCTCTTGGAAGCTTCAGTGATTCTGGTGTCATAGTGGACTTAACTCCAAGTGATCCCAACTCTGCCATCCTTTTGTCTCCTGTGGAGTCTCCATGCAGGAAGGTGGAGCACGGAGTTAATGAAAACCGTTTCATGAAAGAACTTGATTTTACAGAACCTCATGATGATGAAGCCTTTGGGTATGTCAATACTTTCTCTCAGACAGGAATAAAAAGGAGATACTGGAGCAGCAGTCTCCTCAAAGATGTTCTGGCTGTAGCAGCCCCTGTTGTACCAACTATCATGTGGGCTTTCAGTACTCAGAGAGGAGGAACAGATCCCATTTATAATATTGGAGCATTGCTCCGTGGTTGCTGCCTGGTGGCCCTGCACTCTTTACGCCGTACACCCTTCAATATCAAAACCTAA
- the EBAG9 gene encoding receptor-binding cancer antigen expressed on SiSo cells isoform X3 → MFSELGGILRFSFRSGRGRKLSGDQITLPTTVDYSSVPKQPEVEDWSSWDEDAPTSVKIEGGNGNVAAQQNPLEQMEPDYFKDMTPTIRKTQKIVIKKREPLNFGVPEGNTGFSSRLAATQDIPFIHQSPELGDLDTWQENTNAWEEEEDAAWQAEEVLRQQKIAEREKRAAEQQRKKMEKEAQRLMKKEQNKIGVKLS, encoded by the exons ATGTTTTCAGAGCTTGGAGGAATCCTACGTTTTTCTTTCAGGTCTGGAAGAGGGCGAAAGTTAAGTGGAGACCAAATAACTTTGCCAACCACAGTGGATTATTCATCTGTTCCTAAACAG CCTGAAGTAGAAGACTGGTCTTCGTGGGATGAAGATGCACCTACCAGTGTAAAGATTGAAGGTGGCAATGGTAATGTGGCTGCTCAGCAAAATCCTTTGGAACAAATGGAACCTGATTATTTCAAAGATATGACACCAACTATAAGAAAAACTCAAAAA atagTTATTAAAAAACGAGAGCCTTTGAATTTTGGGGTTCCAGAGGGAAACACAGGATTCTCTAGCAGATTAGCAGCTACACAAGATATTCCTTTTATTCACCAGTCT cCTGAACTGGGAGACTTGGATACTTGGCAAGAAAATACTAATgcctgggaagaagaggaagatgctgcctggcaggcagaAGAAGTTCTTAG ACAACAGAAGatagcagaaagagaaaaaagagcagcagaacaacagcgaaagaaaatggagaaagaggccCAAAGGCTAatgaaaaaggaacaaaacaaaattggtGTAAAACTGTCCTAA
- the SYBU gene encoding syntabulin isoform X7 has product MSEGNPQLARYKKETKTSLVKPDISTWFECFTSVPHLTGDNVTILTFGSNGSEADFSSSSSTGSISAPEVHMSAAGSKRSSFSRNRGPYGRNNGSLSYKSGASPPASHEKDLLSTLCKNQLSPANIHQSYRASSASSSNSGSYKGSDSSPVMRRSGRYISCGDNHSIKPQNPEQYLTPLQQKEVTVRHLKTKLKESESKLKERETEIEELKAQLGRMREDWIEEECNRVEAELALKEARSEIKQLKQVIETMKNSLAEKDKKIQKYFIDINIQNKKLESLLQSMEMAQNSSMRDEQCVEYTCDSEGKPLALCATMPDSLSTEDQALEEVADSGLLLNEDTANRTDSSEENLTTTTSELSDPAPYSSAVNKEMLDEKLTSSQEEEKSSNMMVEQAVQTDVVPYSLDVEQLIQNIFRAQDACPLSPPSSLKELGEFSLGSFSDSGVIVDLTPSDPNSAILLSPVESPCRKVEHGVNENRFMKELDFTEPHDDEAFGYVNTFSQTGIKRRYWSSSLLKDVLAVAAPVVPTIMWAFSTQRGGTDPIYNIGALLRGCCLVALHSLRRTPFNIKT; this is encoded by the exons ggaGTGAAGCTGATTTTAGCTCTTCAAGCAGCACAGGCAGTATTTCAGCTCCTGAAGTCCATATGTCCGCTGCTGGAAGCAAAAGATCTTCTTTTTCTCGCAA TCGTGGCCCTTATGGTCGGAATAATGGATCCTTATCCTACAAGTCTGGAGCCAGCCCACCTGCTTCCCATGAAAAGGACCTTTTGTCAACACTGTGCAAAAACCAGCTGAGTCCTGCTAACATCCATCAGAGTTACAGGGCTtcttcagccagcagcagcaactcAGGCTCATACAAAGGGAGCGACAGCAGCCCAGTGATGAG gcgCTCAGGGAGATACATTTCTTGTGGTGACAATCACAGCATTAAGCCACAAAATCCAGAGCAGTATTTGACTCCTTTGCAGCAGAAAGAAGTTACAGTACggcatttgaaaacaaagctgaaggaaTCTGAGAGCAAACTTAAAGAAAG GGAAACAGAAATAGAAGAGCTCAAAGCTCAGCTGGGACGGATGAGGGAAGACTGGATTGAAGAAGAGTGTAATCGTGTGGAGGCAGAACTGGCCTTAAAGGAAGCAAGAAGTGAAATTAAACAACTCAAGCAGGTTATTGAAACCATGAAAAACAGCTTGgctgagaaagacaaaaaaattcagaaatacttcatagacataaacattcaaaacaaGAAACTGGAATCTTTGCTGCAGAGCATGGAGATGGCTCAGAACAGCTCTATGAGAGATGAGCAGTGCGTGGAGTACACGTGTGACTCGGAGGGGAAGCCGTTAGCGTTGTGTGCCACGATGCCAGACAGCCTCAGCACAGAGGACCAGGCTCTGGAGGAGGTGGCAGATAGTGGGCTCCTTCTTAATGAGGACACAGCTAATAGGACTGATTCATCTGAAGAGAATTTGACCACCACAACCTCCGAGTTGAGTGATCCAGCTCCCTACAGTTCTGCTGTGAATAAAGAGATGCTTGATGAAAAACTAACTTcttcccaggaggaggagaaaagcagcaacatgATGGTGGAACAGGCCGTCCAGACTGATGTGGTGCCATATAGCCTAGATGTGGAGCAGCTCATTCAAAACATCTTCAGAGCTCAAGATGCCTGTCCTCTAAGCCCACCTTCTTCACTGAAGGAATTGGGTGAATTTTCTCTTGGAAGCTTCAGTGATTCTGGTGTCATAGTGGACTTAACTCCAAGTGATCCCAACTCTGCCATCCTTTTGTCTCCTGTGGAGTCTCCATGCAGGAAGGTGGAGCACGGAGTTAATGAAAACCGTTTCATGAAAGAACTTGATTTTACAGAACCTCATGATGATGAAGCCTTTGGGTATGTCAATACTTTCTCTCAGACAGGAATAAAAAGGAGATACTGGAGCAGCAGTCTCCTCAAAGATGTTCTGGCTGTAGCAGCCCCTGTTGTACCAACTATCATGTGGGCTTTCAGTACTCAGAGAGGAGGAACAGATCCCATTTATAATATTGGAGCATTGCTCCGTGGTTGCTGCCTGGTGGCCCTGCACTCTTTACGCCGTACACCCTTCAATATCAAAACCTAA
- the SYBU gene encoding syntabulin isoform X9, whose amino-acid sequence MSAAGSKRSSFSRNRGPYGRNNGSLSYKSGASPPASHEKDLLSTLCKNQLSPANIHQSYRASSASSSNSGSYKGSDSSPVMRRSGRYISCGDNHSIKPQNPEQYLTPLQQKEVTVRHLKTKLKESESKLKERETEIEELKAQLGRMREDWIEEECNRVEAELALKEARSEIKQLKQVIETMKNSLAEKDKKIQKYFIDINIQNKKLESLLQSMEMAQNSSMRDEQCVEYTCDSEGKPLALCATMPDSLSTEDQALEEVADSGLLLNEDTANRTDSSEENLTTTTSELSDPAPYSSAVNKEMLDEKLTSSQEEEKSSNMMVEQAVQTDVVPYSLDVEQLIQNIFRAQDACPLSPPSSLKELGEFSLGSFSDSGVIVDLTPSDPNSAILLSPVESPCRKVEHGVNENRFMKELDFTEPHDDEAFGYVNTFSQTGIKRRYWSSSLLKDVLAVAAPVVPTIMWAFSTQRGGTDPIYNIGALLRGCCLVALHSLRRTPFNIKT is encoded by the exons ATGTCCGCTGCTGGAAGCAAAAGATCTTCTTTTTCTCGCAA TCGTGGCCCTTATGGTCGGAATAATGGATCCTTATCCTACAAGTCTGGAGCCAGCCCACCTGCTTCCCATGAAAAGGACCTTTTGTCAACACTGTGCAAAAACCAGCTGAGTCCTGCTAACATCCATCAGAGTTACAGGGCTtcttcagccagcagcagcaactcAGGCTCATACAAAGGGAGCGACAGCAGCCCAGTGATGAG gcgCTCAGGGAGATACATTTCTTGTGGTGACAATCACAGCATTAAGCCACAAAATCCAGAGCAGTATTTGACTCCTTTGCAGCAGAAAGAAGTTACAGTACggcatttgaaaacaaagctgaaggaaTCTGAGAGCAAACTTAAAGAAAG GGAAACAGAAATAGAAGAGCTCAAAGCTCAGCTGGGACGGATGAGGGAAGACTGGATTGAAGAAGAGTGTAATCGTGTGGAGGCAGAACTGGCCTTAAAGGAAGCAAGAAGTGAAATTAAACAACTCAAGCAGGTTATTGAAACCATGAAAAACAGCTTGgctgagaaagacaaaaaaattcagaaatacttcatagacataaacattcaaaacaaGAAACTGGAATCTTTGCTGCAGAGCATGGAGATGGCTCAGAACAGCTCTATGAGAGATGAGCAGTGCGTGGAGTACACGTGTGACTCGGAGGGGAAGCCGTTAGCGTTGTGTGCCACGATGCCAGACAGCCTCAGCACAGAGGACCAGGCTCTGGAGGAGGTGGCAGATAGTGGGCTCCTTCTTAATGAGGACACAGCTAATAGGACTGATTCATCTGAAGAGAATTTGACCACCACAACCTCCGAGTTGAGTGATCCAGCTCCCTACAGTTCTGCTGTGAATAAAGAGATGCTTGATGAAAAACTAACTTcttcccaggaggaggagaaaagcagcaacatgATGGTGGAACAGGCCGTCCAGACTGATGTGGTGCCATATAGCCTAGATGTGGAGCAGCTCATTCAAAACATCTTCAGAGCTCAAGATGCCTGTCCTCTAAGCCCACCTTCTTCACTGAAGGAATTGGGTGAATTTTCTCTTGGAAGCTTCAGTGATTCTGGTGTCATAGTGGACTTAACTCCAAGTGATCCCAACTCTGCCATCCTTTTGTCTCCTGTGGAGTCTCCATGCAGGAAGGTGGAGCACGGAGTTAATGAAAACCGTTTCATGAAAGAACTTGATTTTACAGAACCTCATGATGATGAAGCCTTTGGGTATGTCAATACTTTCTCTCAGACAGGAATAAAAAGGAGATACTGGAGCAGCAGTCTCCTCAAAGATGTTCTGGCTGTAGCAGCCCCTGTTGTACCAACTATCATGTGGGCTTTCAGTACTCAGAGAGGAGGAACAGATCCCATTTATAATATTGGAGCATTGCTCCGTGGTTGCTGCCTGGTGGCCCTGCACTCTTTACGCCGTACACCCTTCAATATCAAAACCTAA
- the EBAG9 gene encoding receptor-binding cancer antigen expressed on SiSo cells isoform X2: MAITQFRLFKICTCLAAVLSFIKKLICRSGRGRKLSGDQITLPTTVDYSSVPKQPEVEDWSSWDEDAPTSVKIEGGNGNVAAQQNPLEQMEPDYFKDMTPTIRKTQKIVIKKREPLNFGVPEGNTGFSSRLAATQDIPFIHQSPELGDLDTWQENTNAWEEEEDAAWQAEEVLRQQKIAEREKRAAEQQRKKMEKEAQRLMKKEQNKIGVKLS; the protein is encoded by the exons ATGGCCATAACGCAGTTTCGACTCTTTAAAATCTGTACTTGCCTGGCAGCAGtgctttctttcattaaaaagttaATATGCAG GTCTGGAAGAGGGCGAAAGTTAAGTGGAGACCAAATAACTTTGCCAACCACAGTGGATTATTCATCTGTTCCTAAACAG CCTGAAGTAGAAGACTGGTCTTCGTGGGATGAAGATGCACCTACCAGTGTAAAGATTGAAGGTGGCAATGGTAATGTGGCTGCTCAGCAAAATCCTTTGGAACAAATGGAACCTGATTATTTCAAAGATATGACACCAACTATAAGAAAAACTCAAAAA atagTTATTAAAAAACGAGAGCCTTTGAATTTTGGGGTTCCAGAGGGAAACACAGGATTCTCTAGCAGATTAGCAGCTACACAAGATATTCCTTTTATTCACCAGTCT cCTGAACTGGGAGACTTGGATACTTGGCAAGAAAATACTAATgcctgggaagaagaggaagatgctgcctggcaggcagaAGAAGTTCTTAG ACAACAGAAGatagcagaaagagaaaaaagagcagcagaacaacagcgaaagaaaatggagaaagaggccCAAAGGCTAatgaaaaaggaacaaaacaaaattggtGTAAAACTGTCCTAA
- the EBAG9 gene encoding receptor-binding cancer antigen expressed on SiSo cells isoform X1, which translates to MRGGWPGRRLRERPPRPLAPRAPRRALLLLLGPPPWGRSGRGRKLSGDQITLPTTVDYSSVPKQPEVEDWSSWDEDAPTSVKIEGGNGNVAAQQNPLEQMEPDYFKDMTPTIRKTQKIVIKKREPLNFGVPEGNTGFSSRLAATQDIPFIHQSPELGDLDTWQENTNAWEEEEDAAWQAEEVLRQQKIAEREKRAAEQQRKKMEKEAQRLMKKEQNKIGVKLS; encoded by the exons ATGAGGGGCGGTTGGCCAGGGCGGAGGCTGCGGGAGCGGCCGCCTCGGCCCCTggcgccccgcgccccccggagagcccttctcctcctcctcggtcctcctccctggggcag GTCTGGAAGAGGGCGAAAGTTAAGTGGAGACCAAATAACTTTGCCAACCACAGTGGATTATTCATCTGTTCCTAAACAG CCTGAAGTAGAAGACTGGTCTTCGTGGGATGAAGATGCACCTACCAGTGTAAAGATTGAAGGTGGCAATGGTAATGTGGCTGCTCAGCAAAATCCTTTGGAACAAATGGAACCTGATTATTTCAAAGATATGACACCAACTATAAGAAAAACTCAAAAA atagTTATTAAAAAACGAGAGCCTTTGAATTTTGGGGTTCCAGAGGGAAACACAGGATTCTCTAGCAGATTAGCAGCTACACAAGATATTCCTTTTATTCACCAGTCT cCTGAACTGGGAGACTTGGATACTTGGCAAGAAAATACTAATgcctgggaagaagaggaagatgctgcctggcaggcagaAGAAGTTCTTAG ACAACAGAAGatagcagaaagagaaaaaagagcagcagaacaacagcgaaagaaaatggagaaagaggccCAAAGGCTAatgaaaaaggaacaaaacaaaattggtGTAAAACTGTCCTAA